The following DNA comes from Pseudomonas marginalis.
GAAGCTCAACGTCTACACGATCCACGCAGAAGTAGAAGGGATTCTGATGGCCAACGATTTTCGCCAGTTGCTCGCCCAGGCAGGGCAGCGCGGCATCGACTTCAAACCGCTGGGCGACTTGTTGCCTGCGGACCTGACCACCCTGCCCCGGCAACACCTGGTGCGCGGCGCCTTGAGCGGCCGCGAGGGGTGGCTCGGAGTGCAGCAGGCATGATCCGGCGTTGGGCCTTGCCCCTGCTCCTGCTGGCGTTCGGTGTGTTTTACCTGTTGCCGCTGACCACCCACGGCCTGTGGATTCCGGATGAAACCCGCTATGCACAGATCAGCCAGGAAATGCTGCTGACCGGCAAGTGGGCCTCGCCGCACTTCATGGGGATCCGCTATTTCGAAAAACCGGCTGCCGGTTACTGGATGATCGCGCTGGGCCAGGCGATCTTCGGGCAGAACCTGTTTGGCGTGCGCTTCGCCTCGGCGCTGAGCACCGGCTTGAGCATCCTGCTGGTGTACCTGGTGTCGCGCCGGCTGTGGAATGACCCGCAAAAGAGCCTGGTCAGCACCGTGCTGTACATGAGTTTTGTCAGCGTGGCGGCACTGGGCGGCTATGCCAACCTTGATCCGCAGTTCACGTTCTGGGTCAACCTGACCGGCGTTGCCCTGTGGTTCTGCTTCGACAGCACCACCCGCAACGGCCGCCTGGGATCCTGGGCGCTGCTCGGTTTTGCCTGTGGCATGGGCTTTATGACCAAGGGCTTCCTGGCGTGGCTGTTGCCGGTATTGATCACCCTGCCCTACGCGATCTGGCAGAAGCGCTTTCGCGAACTGCTCGGCTACGGCCTGGTCGCCGTGGTCGTGGCCATTGTGGTGAGCCTGCCGTGGGCACTGGCCGTGCACCTGCAGGAGCCGGACTACTGGAACTTCTTCTTTTGGCACGAGCATATCCAGCGCTTTGCCGGCGACGATGCCCAGCATGCGGAACCGTTCTGGTATTACCTGCCACTGCTGATTGCCTTCTGCCTGCCGTGGGTGGCGCTATTGCCGTCGACCCTGAAACAGGCGTGGCAGGAAAAACGCGCGGCGAAAACCGCCTTCCTGTTGCTGTGGCTGCTGATGCCGCTGGCGTTTTTCAGCCTGGCCAAGGGCAAGTTGCCCTCCTACATCATGCCGTGCCTGTTGCCGCTGGCGTTGTTGATGGGCCATACCCTGGCCGACAAACTGGCCCGGGCCCGTGGCCGTGTGTTGCGCATCAACGGCTGGCTGAACCTGGTCATCGGCGTGCTGGCCTTGCTCGCGCTGACGTGGGTCCAACTGAAAAAACCGGTGTATGAGCACGGCAGTGAAACCCTCAGCCTGGTGCTGGTGTTTATGTTCCTGTTCGGCTGGATCGTCGCCAACCTGCTGCAAGCGTCGCGCCCGCTGCGCTTGTGGGCGGCGCCGGCGATCGGCAGCTGGTTGCTGGTGGCGCTGGTCCCGGCCGCATTGCCCCATTCGGTGGTTTATAACAAGACCCCGGACCAGTTCATCATCGATCACCTCCAGGAGTTGAGCCAGACCAGCGCGTTGCTGAGCAACGACCTCGGCGCGGCCTCCGCCCTGGCATGGCGCGTCAAGCGCCCGGACGTGACCCTCTATAACACCGTCGGCGAAGTGAAATATGGCTTGGCCTTCGACGATGCGGCCCATCACAAGGTCGACACCACACAGGTCCAGCAATGGATGAGCGACGCGCGAAAACACGGCGCGGTCGGTGTGGTGATGCGCGTCAAGGGTGACGACGAACTCGCCGAAGTGGACTTGCTGCCCAAGGACGGCAAGCGCTACGAGCAAGGCAATATCGTGATCCTGGTGTTCCCGCAGGTTGCGCCATGATCACACTGCTCCTGTTATTGGCGGCCTGCCTGCTGACATGCATGGGCCAGGTCTCGCAGAAATTCGCCGTGGAAGGCTGGCGCGGCCAGCCCGACGGTTGGGCGCTGAAACTGCGCTCACCATGGTTGTGGTCGGCCCTGCTGTGCCTGGGTTTTGGTTTGCTGGTGTGGTTGCTGGTGTTGCAGCGTCTGGAAGTCGGCATCGCCTACCCGATGCTCAGCCTCAATTTTGTCCTGGTCACCCTGGTGGCGCGCTGTGTATTCAACGAACCCATCGACACACGGCATTGGCTGGGTGTGGTGCTGGTGATTGCCGGTGTGGTGCTGCTGGGGCGCCAGGTATGAGCCGCGTGCGTGGGTTTGCCCTGGCCCTGGGCAGCGTTGGCCTGGTCAGCGCCGCCCAGTTGGGCATGCGCTGGAGCATGACGCGCCTGCCCTTGCCCACCGAATGGCTGACCGCGTTCAACAGCAACGCCATCGACTTCACCGCGTTGGGCGTAGTAAGCCTGGCGATCCTGGCCTACGCGCTGTCGATGCTCTGCTGGCTCGGCGCCCTCAAGCACCTGCCCCTGGGCCGCGCCTATTCGCTGCTGAGCATCAGCTATGCGCTGGTGTACCTGCTGGCCGCCAGCCTGCCGGTGTTCAACGAACATTTTTCCCTCTCGAAAACCCTGGGGGTGGCGCTTGTCATCCTTGGTGTGCTGGTTATTAACTCTCGCCGTGCTAGCGCTGCAAGCGCCAGGAATGCCCCATGAAAATCAGTGTATTTGGTAGTGGTTACGTCGGTCTGGTGCAGGCCACTGTGTTGGCCGAAGTCGGTCACGATGTCATCTGCATGGACGTCGATCAGAACAAGGTCAAGCTCCTGCAGCAAGGCCATGTGAGCATCTTCGAGCCGGGGCTGGCGGCCATGGTCAAGGAAAACCTGGAGAGCGGGCGACTGCATTTCACCTTCGACGAAAAGCTTGCCGTCGAACACGGCGAAGTGCTGTTTATCGCGGTGGGTACACCGTCGGATGAAGACGGCTCGGCGGACCTCAAGTACGTGCTGTCGGTGGGCGACGCGGTAGCCCGCCACCGCATCGACCCGGTGATCCTGGTGGAGAAATCCACCGTCCCGGTGGGCACCGGGGACACCCTGCGCGCCCATATCGAAAAAGCCCTGCACCTGGCCGGCCGGCACCTGGAGTTCGATATCGTCTCCAACCCGGAATTCCTCAAGGAGGGCTCGGCCGTTTCCGACTGCCGCCGCCCGGACCGCATCATCATCGGCTGCGAGCGCGAAGAAGTGCGCGACGTGATGCGCGACCTGTACGCGCCGTTCAACCGCAACCATGACCGCATCATTTTCATGGACCTGCGCAGTGCCGAACTGACCAAATACGCCGCCAACTGCATGCTGGCGACCAAGATCAGCTTTATCAACCAGATCGCCGAGCTGGCCGAACACCTGGGCGCCGATATCGAAGCCGTGCGCCTGGGCATCGGCGCCGACTCGCGCATCGGCTACCACTTTATCTACCCCGGCTGCGGCTACGGCGGCTCGTGCTTCCCCAAGGACATGCGTGCCTTGATCCACAGCGCCAAGCAGGCCAACTGCTCCAGCGACCTGCTGGAAGCCGTGGAAGCCATCAACCAGCGCCAGAAGAGCAAGCTGTTCGAACGTATCAATGCGTTCTTCCAGGGCAACCTGCGCGGCAAGACCTTTGCCCTGTGGGGCCTGGCGTTCAAGCCCAACACCGACGACATGCGCGATGCACCCAGCCGCGTGCTGATGGAAGCCCTGTGGGCCGCCGGCGCCAATGTGCGGGCGTTCGACCCGGAAGCCATGCAGGAAACCCAGCGCATCTACGCTGACGAGGAGCGGCTGATGCTGATGGGCACGCCGGAATCCACGTTGCTCGGCGCCGATGCGCTGATCGTCTGCACCGAATGGCAGCAGTTCAAGGCGCCGGACTTCGAGCTGATCCACCAGCGCCTGAAAACCCCGGTGATCTTCGACGGCCGCAACCTGTATGACGGTGAGCGCCTGGCGCGCAAAGGCTTCCAGTATTACCCGATCGGTCGTGGCGATTCCTGCCAGTTGCCGATCCCCCAACAACAGTGGGTGCCGCAGGTCGTGGAAGCCTGATTCGTGAACAAAGCTCAACCGTCCCTGCTCAGCCCAACGATTCGTCGCCAATCCCTCGCCTTGGGATTGCTGGCGCTGCTGTTGTTCATCGCCGGCAGCTGGCACCAGGCGATTATCGGTTTCGACTCACGCTTCGTGGTGTTTGCCCAGGAGATGCTGCGCCATGGGCCAGGTTTTTTCCCCACCACCTACGGACAGCCGTATGCCGATTACCTGGCCACCTCGACGCTGATGACCTGGCTGTTGTCCCTGCCCCTGGGCCAGGTCACCAGCCTCACGGCCTGGCTGCCCACGTCGATTGCCTCGGCAGTGATCGTCATCCTGCTGTATCGCCTGACGGCGCCCTACTCCCAGCGTTGGGGGCTGCTGAGCATCGCGCTGTTGTTGCTGAGCAGTACCTTCATCAGTGAAACCCGTGCGGTATCCCTCGACCAGATGCTCGCCGCCATCGCCCTGGCGGTGTTCTACCTCGGTTATGCCCATGATCATTTCGGTGCGGGCAGACGCCTGTACTGGCTGTACCTGCTGCTGATCCTCGGCTTTGCGATTCGCGGGCCGATCGGGCTGGTCATTCCCACGGGTGTGCTGTGCAGCTACTACCTGATCAACCGGCAATGGCGCCAACTGTTCAGTTTTGGCCTGCTGGCCCTGGCGCTGCTGGCGGCCTGTGTCGGCCTGCTGTTGCTGATGGCCAAGCTCAGTGGCGGCGAGAGCTTCATGCAGGATGTGATCCGCATGCAGTTCCTGGGGCGCATGGACGGCAGTGAAGGCTCCAGTGGCGCGTTGTATTACTTCACCAGCTCGCTGGGCAACTACGCCCTCGCCTATCCCGTGGCGCTGCTGGTGCTGCTGGCGCTTGCGGTCGGTGGGCGCCGCGTGCCGACGCCGGCGTTGCAACTGGTGCTGTACTGCGCCGCCGCAGGCTTGCTGGTGATGTTGGGGCTGTCGATTCCCCAGGCAAAGAAGGCTCGCTATGTGCTGCCGATGTTGCCGATGGCAGCGATCATTGCGGCGTACCCGTTCCAGGTCGCTGAGGGGCGGCTGTTTGCATGGCTACGCGGGCTGATGCTGGGTCTATGGACACTGCTGCCAGGCCTGCTGATCGTCGGGCTGGTATTCGCGCGGCCACGCTATCCGCAGCAGTTGAGCCAGCTGGGGCCGGTGTTCGCCGTTCTCGGCGTGTTGCAAGCCTTGGCATTGCTGGCGTTGTTCAGGGCTCGCCTACGGCCGCTGGGTCCGGCGCTTGCCGCCGTGCTTGCGGTTTGGGCAACCTATATTGCCATGGTCGAACCGCTCGAACGCAGCGTCTACGACACCCGCACCTTTACCCTGCAAGTGCATGAGCAGGTCAAGCAACAGCGCGCCCCCGTGGTATTGCACGGCTTGGGCAAAGACGCCAAGGCGATCAAATACATGGTCAACCTCGACTGCGACCAGGTGCCGTTGTTTACCCAACAAGCTTCTGACCTGGCACCGCTGCAAGGGCCGGCGTGGCTGGTGATGAGCCAGGCGGATTTCGAAGGGCTCGAAGACCCGCGCTTTGCCTCTATCACGCCTACGTTGAGCGGTGAGTTCGACCGAACCCCCTATGTGCTGCTGCACCTGGCTAAACCTGCCCAACCTTGAGTTGCGTCTGAACCCCAACTGTAAACTCGATGGCCACATGCGGTAGCTATCTACCGCTCCGCCACGCCTTGATAAACTCATTATTTTTGTATTTAACCCTCATTAATATGCATTGGCGCTGCCCTGCCGGGCGCGGCACACTGCGCGGGTTCCTCCCCCAAATGCAGGAACTTTCAAAGGGCTTTTCCGGGCAACCAGACAAGCCTTTTTTTTGCCCGCCGTTTATGGATTTCCTTTCAATGCGCTCTCGCTGGTTTCCCGCTGCTATCAACACCCGCCCCACCGAATGGAGCCGTGCCGCGATTGGCATGGCCTTGGGTACATTCTTCAGTGTGTGGCTCTGTGCCCAGGTCTTCGGCATGGAGGTGGCCCTGCACCTGCTCGGCCCGCTGGGGGCTTCGGCGGTGTTGTTGTTTGCGGTCTCATCCGGTGCGCTGGCACAACCCTGGTCGATCATCGGCAGCTACCTGTGCGCCGGTGTCGTGGCATTGCTGGTGGCCCGCGTCCTTGGGCGCACCCTGGGCGGTGCCTGCCTGGCGGCCGGCATGGCCGTGGTGCTGATGTGCTGGTTGCGGTGCCTGCACCCGCCTGCCGGTGGGCTGGCCATGAGCCTGGTCCTGGCCGACCCTGCCTCCGCCGCCCTGGGCTGGCACGAATTGGGGGCCGTATTACTCGGCGCCGGCGCCTTGCTGGCCTGTGCATTGGCCTACAATAATGCGACGCGAACGCGCTACCCCAAGGGTGCTGTCGAGACGTCGACGACTGTCCTGCCTGACCCCAGGGCCGCCCGCGACCCCGCTATCACGGCCGCCGACTTGAAGCTGGCGCTGGCGGACATGGAGCAATTCTACGACGTGGCCCCGACGGAGCTGGAGCAATTGATCCATGCTGCAGAAACCCACGCTCGGCGCCGCAGCATCGGTGAAGTACTGGCAACCCGCGTGACCTGAACCCGCGCCCGCCACCCTGCATAAATGCAAAAACGACCTGCATGATTTCGGGTTGTACTGTGCAAATTTGCACTGGTACGATCACGGGAGTATTTGCGCACGACCATCTTGATAAAGAACAATAAAAGCAGGGAGTTACAGATGACTGCTCAGGTTTCAAGCGAAGCAAGCAGCGCCGAGAGGCGTCAGGACGACGTACTGGCCGAAGTACGCAACCATATCGGTCACCTCACCCTCAATCGCCCCGCTGGCTTGAATGCCATCACCCTGGACATGGTCCGCAGCCTGGCGCAACAGCTGCACGCCTGGTCAGACGACCCGCAGGTGCATGCCGTAGTCCTGCGCGGTGCGGGCGAAAAGGCATTTTGTGCCGGCGGCGATATCCGCTCCCTGTATGACAGTTTCAAACGCGGCGACACCCTGCACGAAGACTTCTTCGTCGAGGAATACGCGCTGGACCTGGCCATCCACCATTACCGCAAACCCGTACTGGCCCTGATGGACGGGTTTGTCCTGGGCGGCGGCATGGGCCTGGTGCAGGGTGCTGATTTGCGCGTCGTCACCGAGCGCAGCCGCCTGGCGATGCCGGAGGTGGCGATCGGTTACTTCCCGGACGTCGGTGGCAGCTACTTCCTGCCGCGCATTCCCGGCGAGCTGGGCATTTACCTCGGCGTGACCGGCGTGCAGGTTCGCGCGGCAGACGCCCTGTATTGCGGGTTGGCCAACTGGTACCTGGACAGCGCCAAGCTGGCCAGCCTCGACCAGAAACTCGACAGCCTGCAATGGCATGAATCGCCGCTCAAAGACCTGCAAGGCGTGCTGGCCAAGCTGGCGGTGCAGCGCCTGCCCGACCCGCCGCTGGCCGCATTGCGCCCCGCGATCGACCACTTCTTCGGCCTGCCGGACATTCCGAGCATCGTCGAGCAACTTCAGGAGGTCACTGTCGCCGACAGCCATGAGTGGGCACTGAACACCGTCCACCTGATGCAAACCCGCTCGCCCCTGGCCATGGCCGTGACCCTGGAAATGCTGCGACGCGGCCGGCGCCTGCCGTTGGAGCAGTGCTTTGCCCTGGAGCTGCACCTTGACCGCCAATGGTTCGAACGCGGCGACCTGATCGAAGGGGTCCGCGCGCTGATCATCGACAAGGACAAGAACCCTCGCTGGAACCCGCCGACGCTCCATGGACTGAACAAAAGCCACGTCGACAGCTTCTTCCATCACTTCGAGCAGGTTGCGAAATAAGCCATGCAAGACATTGAATACACTGAAGAACAGGTAATGATCCGTGACATGGCGCGCGACTTCGCCCGTGGTGAAATCGCTCCCCATGCCCAAGCCTGGGAAAAAGCCGGCTGGATCGACGACGCCCTGGTGGCGAAGATGGGTGAACTGGGCCTGTTGGGCATGGTAGTGCCGGAAGAATGGGGCGGCACCTATGTCGACTACGTGGCGTATGCCCTGGCCGTGGAGGAGATCTCGGCCGGCGATGGCGCCACCGGCGCACTGATGAGTATCCATAATTCAGTGGGTTGCGGGCCAATCCTCAACTACGGCACCGATGCCCAGAAACATACCTGGCTGGCCGAACTCGCCAGTGGCCAGGCGATTGGTTGCTTCTGCCTGACCGAACCCCAGGCCGGCTCCGAGGCCCACAACCTGCGCACCCGCGCCGAATTGCGCGATGGCCAGTGGGTGATCAATGGCGCCAAGCAGTTCGTCAGCAACGGCAAGCGCGCCAAGCTGGCGATTGTATTTGCCGTGACCGACCCGGACCTGGGCAAGAAGGGCATTTCCGCGTTCCTGGTACCCACCGACACCCCGGGGTTTGTGGTCGACCGTACCGAACACAAGATGGGTATTCGTGCCTCGGACACCTGCGCCGTGACCCTCAACCACTGCAGCGTGCCCGAGGCCAACCTGCTCGGCGAGCGCGGCAAAGGCCTGGCCATCGCCCTGTCCAACCTCGAAGGCGGCCGCATCGGCATTGCCGCCCAAGCCCTGGGCATCGCCCGTGCGGCCTTCGAGGCGGCGCTGACCTATGCCCGCGACCGGGTGCAATTCGACAAGGCGATCATCGAACACCAAAGCGTGGCCAACCTGCTGGCAGACATGCAAACCCGCCTGAACGCTGCCCGTTTACTGATCCTGCACGCGGCGCGCCTGCGCAGCGCCGGCAAGCCGTGCCTCTCGGAAGCGTCCCAGGCCAAGCTGTTCGCCTCGGAAATGGCCGAGAAGGTCTGTTCCAGCGCAATGCAGATTCATGGCGGCTATGGATATTTGGAGGATTACCCGGTGGAGCGTTACTACCGGGACGCGCGGATCACGCAGATTTACGAAGGGACCAGCGAGATACAGCGGATGGTGATTGCCCGGGAACTCAAAAACTACCAGCTGTAGGAGCTGCAAGTCTTAAGCTGCAAGTCTTAAGCTGCAAGCTTCAAGTAAAAGCGCATTGGCGATTACTTGCAGCTTGCAGCTATACAGCTGGCAACGGCTACTTATC
Coding sequences within:
- the arnT gene encoding lipid IV(A) 4-amino-4-deoxy-L-arabinosyltransferase — encoded protein: MIRRWALPLLLLAFGVFYLLPLTTHGLWIPDETRYAQISQEMLLTGKWASPHFMGIRYFEKPAAGYWMIALGQAIFGQNLFGVRFASALSTGLSILLVYLVSRRLWNDPQKSLVSTVLYMSFVSVAALGGYANLDPQFTFWVNLTGVALWFCFDSTTRNGRLGSWALLGFACGMGFMTKGFLAWLLPVLITLPYAIWQKRFRELLGYGLVAVVVAIVVSLPWALAVHLQEPDYWNFFFWHEHIQRFAGDDAQHAEPFWYYLPLLIAFCLPWVALLPSTLKQAWQEKRAAKTAFLLLWLLMPLAFFSLAKGKLPSYIMPCLLPLALLMGHTLADKLARARGRVLRINGWLNLVIGVLALLALTWVQLKKPVYEHGSETLSLVLVFMFLFGWIVANLLQASRPLRLWAAPAIGSWLLVALVPAALPHSVVYNKTPDQFIIDHLQELSQTSALLSNDLGAASALAWRVKRPDVTLYNTVGEVKYGLAFDDAAHHKVDTTQVQQWMSDARKHGAVGVVMRVKGDDELAEVDLLPKDGKRYEQGNIVILVFPQVAP
- the arnE gene encoding 4-amino-4-deoxy-L-arabinose-phosphoundecaprenol flippase subunit ArnE produces the protein MITLLLLLAACLLTCMGQVSQKFAVEGWRGQPDGWALKLRSPWLWSALLCLGFGLLVWLLVLQRLEVGIAYPMLSLNFVLVTLVARCVFNEPIDTRHWLGVVLVIAGVVLLGRQV
- the arnF gene encoding 4-amino-4-deoxy-L-arabinose-phosphoundecaprenol flippase subunit ArnF, which translates into the protein MSRVRGFALALGSVGLVSAAQLGMRWSMTRLPLPTEWLTAFNSNAIDFTALGVVSLAILAYALSMLCWLGALKHLPLGRAYSLLSISYALVYLLAASLPVFNEHFSLSKTLGVALVILGVLVINSRRASAASARNAP
- a CDS encoding UDP-glucose dehydrogenase family protein — protein: MKISVFGSGYVGLVQATVLAEVGHDVICMDVDQNKVKLLQQGHVSIFEPGLAAMVKENLESGRLHFTFDEKLAVEHGEVLFIAVGTPSDEDGSADLKYVLSVGDAVARHRIDPVILVEKSTVPVGTGDTLRAHIEKALHLAGRHLEFDIVSNPEFLKEGSAVSDCRRPDRIIIGCEREEVRDVMRDLYAPFNRNHDRIIFMDLRSAELTKYAANCMLATKISFINQIAELAEHLGADIEAVRLGIGADSRIGYHFIYPGCGYGGSCFPKDMRALIHSAKQANCSSDLLEAVEAINQRQKSKLFERINAFFQGNLRGKTFALWGLAFKPNTDDMRDAPSRVLMEALWAAGANVRAFDPEAMQETQRIYADEERLMLMGTPESTLLGADALIVCTEWQQFKAPDFELIHQRLKTPVIFDGRNLYDGERLARKGFQYYPIGRGDSCQLPIPQQQWVPQVVEA
- a CDS encoding ArnT family glycosyltransferase encodes the protein MNKAQPSLLSPTIRRQSLALGLLALLLFIAGSWHQAIIGFDSRFVVFAQEMLRHGPGFFPTTYGQPYADYLATSTLMTWLLSLPLGQVTSLTAWLPTSIASAVIVILLYRLTAPYSQRWGLLSIALLLLSSTFISETRAVSLDQMLAAIALAVFYLGYAHDHFGAGRRLYWLYLLLILGFAIRGPIGLVIPTGVLCSYYLINRQWRQLFSFGLLALALLAACVGLLLLMAKLSGGESFMQDVIRMQFLGRMDGSEGSSGALYYFTSSLGNYALAYPVALLVLLALAVGGRRVPTPALQLVLYCAAAGLLVMLGLSIPQAKKARYVLPMLPMAAIIAAYPFQVAEGRLFAWLRGLMLGLWTLLPGLLIVGLVFARPRYPQQLSQLGPVFAVLGVLQALALLALFRARLRPLGPALAAVLAVWATYIAMVEPLERSVYDTRTFTLQVHEQVKQQRAPVVLHGLGKDAKAIKYMVNLDCDQVPLFTQQASDLAPLQGPAWLVMSQADFEGLEDPRFASITPTLSGEFDRTPYVLLHLAKPAQP
- a CDS encoding HPP family protein codes for the protein MRSRWFPAAINTRPTEWSRAAIGMALGTFFSVWLCAQVFGMEVALHLLGPLGASAVLLFAVSSGALAQPWSIIGSYLCAGVVALLVARVLGRTLGGACLAAGMAVVLMCWLRCLHPPAGGLAMSLVLADPASAALGWHELGAVLLGAGALLACALAYNNATRTRYPKGAVETSTTVLPDPRAARDPAITAADLKLALADMEQFYDVAPTELEQLIHAAETHARRRSIGEVLATRVT
- a CDS encoding enoyl-CoA hydratase/isomerase family protein; amino-acid sequence: MTAQVSSEASSAERRQDDVLAEVRNHIGHLTLNRPAGLNAITLDMVRSLAQQLHAWSDDPQVHAVVLRGAGEKAFCAGGDIRSLYDSFKRGDTLHEDFFVEEYALDLAIHHYRKPVLALMDGFVLGGGMGLVQGADLRVVTERSRLAMPEVAIGYFPDVGGSYFLPRIPGELGIYLGVTGVQVRAADALYCGLANWYLDSAKLASLDQKLDSLQWHESPLKDLQGVLAKLAVQRLPDPPLAALRPAIDHFFGLPDIPSIVEQLQEVTVADSHEWALNTVHLMQTRSPLAMAVTLEMLRRGRRLPLEQCFALELHLDRQWFERGDLIEGVRALIIDKDKNPRWNPPTLHGLNKSHVDSFFHHFEQVAK
- a CDS encoding acyl-CoA dehydrogenase family protein — its product is MQDIEYTEEQVMIRDMARDFARGEIAPHAQAWEKAGWIDDALVAKMGELGLLGMVVPEEWGGTYVDYVAYALAVEEISAGDGATGALMSIHNSVGCGPILNYGTDAQKHTWLAELASGQAIGCFCLTEPQAGSEAHNLRTRAELRDGQWVINGAKQFVSNGKRAKLAIVFAVTDPDLGKKGISAFLVPTDTPGFVVDRTEHKMGIRASDTCAVTLNHCSVPEANLLGERGKGLAIALSNLEGGRIGIAAQALGIARAAFEAALTYARDRVQFDKAIIEHQSVANLLADMQTRLNAARLLILHAARLRSAGKPCLSEASQAKLFASEMAEKVCSSAMQIHGGYGYLEDYPVERYYRDARITQIYEGTSEIQRMVIARELKNYQL